A genomic region of Candidatus Blochmanniella pennsylvanica str. BPEN contains the following coding sequences:
- the cysK gene encoding cysteine synthase A, with amino-acid sequence MYKIYQDNSYTIGHTPLVRLNNIGNGHIAVKIESRNPSFSVKCRIGANMIWDAEKRNLLKLDTRLIEATSGNTGIALAYVAAARHYKLTLTMPETMSVERLKLIKALGAEIILTEGCDGMKGAIAKAEEIVAADPKHYLLLQQFSNPANPEIHEKTTGPEIWNDSDGQIDVFVAGVGTGGTITGVGRFFKHTKKNKKIIIVAVEPEESPVITQTLSGQNIKPAPHKIQGIGAGFVPKNLDLTLIDHVETVTIDAAVSYAKYLMEKEGILAGISSGAALAAAVQLQKNKAYTDKNIVVILPSSGERYLSTVLFSKL; translated from the coding sequence ATGTATAAAATTTATCAAGATAATTCTTACACTATTGGTCATACTCCATTAGTCCGTCTTAATAATATTGGCAATGGTCATATTGCTGTTAAAATAGAATCTAGAAATCCTAGCTTTAGCGTTAAATGTCGTATTGGCGCTAATATGATTTGGGATGCAGAAAAAAGAAACTTATTAAAATTAGATACGAGACTTATAGAAGCAACGAGCGGTAATACTGGAATTGCTCTAGCTTACGTAGCGGCCGCGCGACATTATAAATTAACGTTAACCATGCCAGAAACCATGAGCGTTGAACGTCTTAAACTAATTAAAGCTCTAGGAGCCGAAATTATATTGACAGAAGGATGTGATGGAATGAAAGGAGCCATTGCTAAAGCAGAAGAAATTGTTGCTGCTGATCCTAAACATTATTTATTATTACAACAATTTAGCAATCCTGCAAATCCAGAAATTCATGAAAAAACCACAGGACCTGAAATTTGGAATGACTCGGACGGACAAATAGATGTATTTGTAGCTGGAGTTGGTACAGGAGGTACTATCACCGGAGTTGGACGATTTTTCAAACATACCAAAAAAAATAAAAAAATTATTATCGTGGCAGTAGAACCAGAAGAATCTCCAGTCATTACACAGACGTTATCAGGTCAAAACATAAAACCAGCACCACATAAAATCCAAGGTATTGGTGCTGGTTTTGTTCCAAAAAATCTCGACTTAACTTTAATTGATCATGTAGAAACAGTAACCATAGATGCAGCTGTTAGCTACGCTAAATATTTAATGGAAAAAGAAGGAATTTTAGCTGGAATTTCTTCAGGCGCCGCATTAGCGGCAGCGGTACAACTACAAAAAAACAAAGCCTATACTGATAAAAATATAGTAGTTATACTTCCATCGTCTGGTGAACGATATTTAAGTACTGTATTATTTTCAAAGTTATAA
- a CDS encoding HPr family phosphocarrier protein, protein MYQQETIITASNGLHTRPATQFVKAAKKFNSEITVISNGKKASAKSLFKLQTLGLSKGSIIVISADGTDAKQAVQHLIEFITELK, encoded by the coding sequence ATGTATCAACAAGAAACTATAATCACTGCTTCCAATGGTTTACATACTCGTCCAGCTACTCAATTTGTAAAAGCAGCAAAAAAATTTAATTCTGAAATTACAGTAATCTCTAACGGGAAAAAAGCAAGCGCTAAAAGTTTATTCAAACTACAAACACTAGGTTTAAGCAAAGGATCTATAATTGTTATTTCTGCCGATGGCACAGACGCAAAACAAGCAGTACAACATTTAATTGAGTTTATTACTGAACTCAAATAA
- the ptsI gene encoding phosphoenolpyruvate-protein phosphotransferase PtsI, translating into MISGISVSPGIAFGKALLLQEKKIIINLEKINIGTIEQEINRFLSGRSETSKQLKEIKNKVKKQLDSKKEAIFEGHIILLEDEELEQDIITLIKEELFSADAAVHSVIETQAKALEQLEDEYLKERATDVRDIGNRLLKNILGIPIIDLNSITEEVIIIAVDLSPSETAQLNLKKVLGFITDAGGKTSHTSIMARSLELPAIVGTGIITKRVSNGDWIILDALNNKIYINPTPNIIKNINTLKKKYISEKYELTKLKNLPAITLDGRQVRICANIGTIHDIVRAKENGAEGIGLYRTEFLFMNRNSFPTEEEQFKAYKNAAESMINESVVIRIMDIGGDKNLPYMHLPNEENPFLGWRAIRIMLDRKDILHTQLRAILRASFFGKLRIMYPMIISVEEVKTLNTELNFLKTQLRQEGKKFDENIKVGVMIETPASAIIAHHLVKEVDFFSIGTNDLTQYTLAVDRGNKLISHLYNPISPSILILIKKVIEASHTVGKWTAMCGEMAGDERTTLLLLGMGLDEFSMSSISIPHIKNIIRNAYYRDAKKLAQKALNYSTTESLMHLLTHTHVSHNIQKL; encoded by the coding sequence ATGATTTCAGGAATTTCAGTATCACCTGGCATCGCCTTCGGAAAAGCGTTGCTATTACAAGAAAAAAAAATCATTATCAATTTAGAAAAAATCAATATTGGTACTATTGAACAAGAAATCAATCGATTTCTTTCCGGGCGTTCCGAAACTTCCAAGCAATTGAAAGAAATTAAAAATAAAGTAAAAAAACAGTTAGACTCTAAAAAAGAAGCTATATTTGAAGGCCATATTATATTGCTAGAAGATGAAGAACTTGAGCAAGATATTATTACTCTTATTAAAGAAGAATTATTCAGCGCTGATGCCGCCGTGCATTCAGTAATTGAAACCCAAGCAAAAGCTTTAGAGCAACTAGAGGACGAGTATTTAAAAGAACGTGCTACTGATGTACGAGATATTGGAAATCGTTTATTAAAAAACATTCTAGGAATTCCAATTATCGACTTAAATTCTATTACCGAAGAAGTGATCATTATTGCAGTAGATCTTAGTCCATCAGAAACTGCACAATTAAATTTAAAAAAAGTTTTGGGATTTATTACTGATGCCGGCGGAAAAACTTCACACACCTCTATTATGGCCCGTTCTTTAGAACTACCAGCCATCGTAGGAACTGGTATAATTACAAAAAGAGTATCCAATGGAGATTGGATAATACTCGATGCCTTAAATAATAAAATTTACATCAATCCAACCCCAAACATCATCAAAAATATAAATACATTAAAAAAGAAATATATTTCTGAAAAATATGAGTTAACTAAATTAAAGAATCTCCCAGCTATTACTCTCGACGGACGTCAAGTACGAATATGCGCTAATATCGGTACGATACACGATATAGTTAGAGCTAAAGAAAACGGAGCTGAAGGAATAGGATTATATAGAACTGAATTTTTATTTATGAATCGTAATTCATTCCCCACAGAAGAAGAACAATTTAAAGCTTATAAAAATGCCGCTGAATCCATGATTAACGAATCTGTAGTCATACGTATTATGGATATTGGGGGTGATAAAAATTTACCTTACATGCACCTCCCAAACGAAGAAAATCCATTTCTTGGATGGCGCGCAATTCGCATTATGTTAGACAGAAAAGACATATTACATACTCAATTACGCGCTATCTTACGAGCTTCCTTTTTTGGTAAATTGCGCATAATGTATCCTATGATTATTTCAGTAGAAGAAGTAAAAACTTTAAATACAGAATTAAATTTTTTAAAAACACAATTACGTCAAGAAGGAAAAAAATTTGACGAAAATATTAAAGTAGGTGTCATGATCGAAACTCCTGCTTCTGCAATTATCGCTCATCATTTAGTTAAAGAAGTGGATTTTTTCAGTATTGGAACTAACGATTTAACTCAATATACACTTGCAGTAGATCGCGGCAACAAATTAATATCTCATCTATATAATCCCATATCTCCGTCTATTCTAATATTAATTAAAAAAGTAATCGAAGCTTCACATACTGTAGGGAAATGGACAGCTATGTGCGGAGAAATGGCAGGAGATGAACGTACTACTCTACTATTACTGGGAATGGGATTAGATGAATTTAGCATGAGCTCTATATCTATTCCACACATAAAAAACATAATCCGTAACGCATATTATCGCGATGCAAAAAAATTGGCACAAAAAGCATTGAACTATTCAACCACAGAATCATTAATGCATTTACTTACACATACACATGTGTCACATAATATACAAAAATTATAA
- the cysA gene encoding sulfate/thiosulfate ABC transporter ATP-binding protein CysA has translation MSIEIDGITKFFGHDKILTNVSLHIESGEIIALLGPSGSGKTTLLRIIAGLEHYNSGYLRFKGKDVSHLSARDRHVGFVFQNYALFRHMTVSDNISFGIRMLPRHKRPNSHIISKKVTQLLSMIQLERLANRYPTQLSGGQKQRVALARSLAIEPEILLLDEPFGALDTQVRKELRRWLRKLHNEFKFTSVFVTHDQEEAMEVANRIVVMNRGIIEQIGTPKDIWCVPATRFVLEFISEVNCLQGVVCGSELFIGSYHWSLPYIPALQGKVELFFRPWEMDMSKEHNVLYPLPAKIVHVSLHGYYWQLSVEPLGWHQDLLTIILGIKDIFGVPECGAYCYLSGRNARLYSGEIVL, from the coding sequence ATGAGCATTGAGATAGATGGAATCACGAAATTTTTTGGTCATGATAAAATTTTGACTAATGTTTCTTTACATATTGAATCTGGAGAAATAATAGCGTTATTAGGGCCATCCGGTTCTGGAAAAACCACATTACTACGTATTATTGCTGGGCTAGAACATTATAATAGTGGTTATTTGCGTTTTAAAGGTAAAGATGTTAGTCATCTTAGTGCACGTGATCGTCATGTTGGTTTTGTTTTTCAAAATTATGCTTTGTTTCGTCATATGACAGTATCAGATAATATTTCTTTTGGAATAAGAATGTTGCCACGTCATAAACGCCCAAATTCTCATATAATTAGCAAAAAAGTTACGCAATTATTAAGCATGATTCAATTAGAACGTTTGGCAAATAGATATCCTACTCAACTTTCTGGGGGTCAAAAGCAACGTGTAGCTCTGGCTCGTTCTTTAGCAATTGAACCAGAAATTTTACTGTTAGATGAACCATTTGGTGCATTAGATACACAAGTTAGAAAAGAATTGCGTCGTTGGCTTCGTAAGTTACATAATGAATTTAAATTCACTAGTGTTTTCGTTACACATGATCAAGAAGAAGCTATGGAAGTTGCTAATAGAATAGTAGTGATGAATCGAGGAATTATTGAGCAGATAGGTACACCTAAGGATATTTGGTGTGTGCCGGCTACTCGTTTTGTTTTAGAGTTTATAAGTGAAGTGAATTGTTTACAAGGAGTAGTGTGTGGATCGGAATTATTTATTGGGTCTTATCATTGGTCTTTACCGTATATTCCAGCGTTACAAGGAAAAGTAGAATTATTTTTTCGTCCGTGGGAGATGGATATGAGCAAAGAGCATAATGTGCTTTATCCATTACCAGCTAAGATTGTGCATGTTAGTTTGCATGGTTATTATTGGCAATTAAGTGTAGAGCCTTTAGGATGGCATCAAGATTTATTGACTATAATTTTAGGAATTAAAGATATTTTTGGTGTTCCAGAATGCGGTGCATATTGTTATTTAAGCGGACGTAATGCACGATTATATTCAGGGGAAATAGTGTTGTAA
- a CDS encoding sulfate ABC transporter permease: MISMLNNYVNKNCNNDCNSSIKWNQWILIGFTMFISMMLLLVPLIVIFVSAFSEGLKIVIVNLINQDMIHATFLTVIIALFTVPINVFFGVLMAWLVTRFKFYGRQLLYILVNIPIAVSPVIVGLLYLLLYANNNAIASWLDLHNIQIIFTWVGLVLVTIFVTCPFVVHELVPMMVNQGRQEDEAAILLGASGWMMFRYVTFPNIRWALLYGAILTNSRAIGEFGAVSIVSGLIRGETYTVSLYVELLYQDYNTVGAFVAASLLACISILMLFIKHYLQSRLKRNN, encoded by the coding sequence ATGATCAGCATGTTGAATAATTATGTCAATAAAAATTGCAATAATGATTGCAACAGTAGTATTAAATGGAACCAATGGATTCTAATTGGTTTCACTATGTTTATATCAATGATGTTGTTGTTAGTTCCTTTAATTGTGATTTTTGTATCTGCTTTTTCAGAAGGTCTAAAAATAGTAATAGTAAATTTAATAAATCAAGATATGATACATGCTACTTTTTTGACGGTTATTATAGCGTTATTTACGGTACCTATTAATGTATTTTTTGGTGTATTAATGGCTTGGTTGGTGACTCGTTTTAAATTTTATGGAAGACAGTTATTGTATATATTAGTAAATATACCCATCGCTGTTTCTCCGGTAATTGTTGGATTATTGTATTTATTGCTTTATGCAAATAATAATGCAATAGCAAGTTGGCTGGATTTGCATAATATACAAATAATATTCACATGGGTAGGATTAGTATTAGTTACTATTTTTGTTACTTGTCCTTTTGTGGTACATGAGCTTGTTCCTATGATGGTGAATCAGGGAAGACAAGAAGACGAGGCAGCGATACTTCTTGGAGCATCTGGTTGGATGATGTTTCGTTATGTTACTTTTCCAAATATTCGTTGGGCTTTGTTATACGGGGCTATTCTTACTAATTCTCGTGCTATTGGTGAATTTGGAGCAGTATCTATAGTATCAGGGTTAATACGGGGTGAAACATATACTGTTTCGTTGTATGTAGAATTATTATATCAAGATTACAATACTGTAGGCGCATTTGTTGCGGCATCATTATTAGCTTGTATTTCAATTCTTATGTTGTTTATTAAACATTATTTACAAAGTCGTTTAAAACGTAATAATTAA
- the cysT gene encoding sulfate/thiosulfate ABC transporter permease CysT: MLFSSSKHTLPGFGIALGGSLLFVCLILLLPLSALVMQLSQMSLSQYWDVITDPALLVSYQITLLAAGTATLFNAIFGLLVSWVITRYQFPGRKLLDALVDLPFALPTAVAGLTLATLFSTSGWYGSWLSRFGITVSYTWIGISIAMIFTSIPFVVRTVQPVLEEFTVEYEEVAETLGADHWQIFCNVIFPELAPAWLYGVALSFIRSLGEFGAVIFIAGNVAWKNEVISLIIFIRLQEFDYPAASAISSVILIISLLLLFFTSMFQLRINRRFKGS; the protein is encoded by the coding sequence ATGTTATTTTCTTCATCTAAACATACCTTACCTGGGTTTGGTATAGCACTGGGCGGAAGTTTATTGTTTGTTTGTTTGATTCTATTATTACCTTTAAGTGCGTTAGTTATGCAATTATCTCAGATGAGTCTTTCTCAATATTGGGATGTAATTACAGATCCAGCATTATTGGTTTCTTATCAAATCACCTTATTAGCTGCTGGGACAGCAACATTATTTAATGCTATATTTGGACTGTTAGTATCATGGGTAATAACTAGATATCAATTTCCTGGTCGGAAATTATTAGATGCGTTAGTAGATTTACCTTTTGCTTTGCCTACTGCGGTGGCGGGATTAACTTTGGCGACATTGTTTTCAACGTCAGGTTGGTATGGGTCTTGGTTATCTCGATTCGGCATCACAGTATCGTATACGTGGATAGGTATATCTATTGCTATGATTTTTACAAGTATTCCATTTGTAGTACGAACCGTACAACCGGTGCTAGAAGAGTTTACTGTAGAATACGAAGAAGTAGCAGAAACTCTTGGAGCTGATCATTGGCAAATTTTTTGTAATGTAATTTTTCCAGAATTGGCACCAGCTTGGTTGTATGGCGTAGCGTTGTCGTTTATACGAAGTTTAGGTGAATTTGGTGCGGTTATTTTTATAGCTGGAAATGTTGCCTGGAAAAATGAAGTTATTTCTTTAATTATCTTTATTCGTTTACAGGAATTTGATTATCCAGCTGCCAGTGCTATTTCTTCTGTAATTTTAATTATTTCTTTATTATTATTATTTTTTACTAGTATGTTTCAATTACGAATAAACCGGAGGTTTAAGGGATCTTAA
- the cysP gene encoding thiosulfate ABC transporter substrate-binding protein CysP: MIIMHTVLKIIKVTVLLYCVFCVPIHGTILLNSSYDVSRELFLKINSDFIEYWKDLHPEDELIIRQSHAGSTRQAMAILQGLRADVVTYNQVIDVQILCDRGRLIPKNWQDRFPHHSSPFFSTMAFLVRRGNPKGIYNWYDLTNEGLKIIFPNPKTSGNGRYTYLSAWNCFLKNSDGDIEQTRIWMQKFLKNVKVFDTGGRAATSTFVDRNQGDVLINFESEAKLVLSQYGFNNYEIVIPTPNVLVEFPVTWIDKNVIRNGTKDVARAYLDYLYLPSAQKIITKFGYRVNTTDIAQIYPNGSSGSQLFRIEDQFGNWNTVMNTHFKRGGELDQLLSIGHR; this comes from the coding sequence ATGATTATTATGCATACTGTTTTAAAAATAATTAAAGTGACAGTATTATTGTACTGTGTTTTTTGTGTTCCAATACATGGAACTATTTTATTAAATAGTTCTTATGATGTGTCTAGAGAATTATTTTTAAAGATTAATTCTGATTTTATCGAATATTGGAAAGATCTTCATCCTGAAGATGAATTAATTATTCGTCAATCTCATGCAGGATCTACCAGACAAGCTATGGCTATATTACAGGGACTTCGCGCGGATGTGGTGACATATAATCAGGTGATAGATGTACAAATTTTGTGTGATCGCGGACGCTTAATTCCTAAAAATTGGCAAGATCGATTTCCACATCATAGTTCGCCATTTTTTTCAACTATGGCTTTTTTGGTGAGACGAGGCAATCCAAAAGGAATTTATAATTGGTATGATTTAACGAATGAAGGGTTGAAAATAATATTTCCTAATCCTAAAACATCTGGTAATGGACGTTATACTTATTTATCGGCTTGGAATTGTTTTTTAAAAAATAGCGACGGAGATATAGAGCAAACTCGAATTTGGATGCAAAAATTTTTAAAAAATGTAAAGGTATTTGATACTGGAGGACGCGCTGCTACCTCTACTTTTGTTGATCGTAATCAAGGAGATGTACTAATTAATTTTGAATCTGAAGCAAAATTAGTTTTAAGTCAATATGGATTTAATAATTATGAAATTGTTATACCCACTCCGAATGTTTTGGTAGAATTTCCAGTGACTTGGATAGATAAAAACGTCATTAGAAATGGAACCAAAGATGTAGCACGAGCTTATTTAGATTACCTATACCTTCCTTCAGCACAAAAGATTATTACTAAGTTTGGATACCGCGTCAATACAACTGACATTGCTCAAATATATCCGAATGGATCTTCTGGGAGTCAATTATTTAGAATAGAGGATCAATTTGGTAATTGGAATACTGTTATGAATACCCACTTTAAACGTGGCGGTGAATTAGATCAATTGTTATCAATAGGACATCGTTGA